A region of Rhodanobacteraceae bacterium DNA encodes the following proteins:
- a CDS encoding Polymer-forming bactofilin translates to MALWKEPVKSSSSPLPNPSDVARFDVPDPVEQPAPVAKAPAFNAEPAPAHAKSGSESHIAPDLVIEGKIEGAGHVRIAGRFKGDINVHGDLTIEHGAKVNGSVRAERVTIAGDLTGNIESAAHVELLQSGALTGDVKSATFSVAKGSKMRGHAEFGWEDGKGGVTDIHKNNGNGQKQ, encoded by the coding sequence ATGGCCCTGTGGAAAGAACCCGTGAAATCCTCGTCGTCGCCGCTGCCGAATCCGTCCGACGTGGCGCGCTTCGATGTTCCCGATCCGGTCGAACAACCCGCGCCCGTCGCGAAGGCGCCGGCCTTCAACGCCGAGCCCGCGCCGGCGCACGCCAAGTCCGGTTCGGAATCGCACATCGCGCCCGACCTGGTCATCGAAGGCAAGATCGAGGGCGCGGGACACGTGCGCATCGCGGGACGCTTCAAGGGCGACATCAACGTGCACGGCGACCTCACCATCGAACACGGCGCCAAGGTCAACGGCAGCGTGCGCGCGGAGCGCGTCACGATCGCCGGCGATCTCACCGGCAACATCGAGAGCGCGGCGCACGTCGAACTGCTGCAATCCGGCGCACTGACCGGCGACGTGAAATCCGCCACCTTCAGCGTCGCCAAGGGTTCGAAGATGCGCGGCCACGCCGAGTTCGGCTGGGAAGACGGCAAGGGCGGCGTCACCGACATCCACAAGAACAACGGCAACGGCCAGAAACAATGA